In Jatrophihabitans sp., one genomic interval encodes:
- the steA gene encoding putative cytokinetic ring protein SteA, with translation MRIALRQSDRRRDAALPGISGVVRLDRRVGRLLNRLRAGDIAVIDVADLDRSTADALVAAGVSAVVNAQPSISGRYPNLGPEVLIANDVALLDAVGTEIFAEVKEGSRLRLDDDVLYIGDKVAARGTRQDADTVRVAMRAAKAGLSAQLQAFAASTQQHMEREKELLLDGIGLPELSTSFRGRHVLLVAKGYDFKSDLRSLKHYIREFRPVLVGVDAGADVLREAGYQADLVIGELDLVSDAALREAAEVVAHADHHGRVSGLARVQDLRIEPVIFASSGTSEDAAMLLADAGSARLIITVGMRATLEEFLDAGRGGIASTVLTRLKVGGRLVDAKAAAQLFQTRVSAVSLVLLAVAAVLAIAVVLVAGLAGDSYLNLLADGWDHLVSWLRGLLS, from the coding sequence ATGAGAATCGCACTCAGGCAGTCGGACCGGCGACGGGACGCCGCGCTGCCCGGTATCAGCGGGGTCGTCCGGCTGGACCGGCGGGTGGGCCGACTGCTGAACCGGCTGCGCGCCGGTGACATCGCCGTCATCGACGTCGCGGATCTGGACCGTTCGACCGCGGACGCCCTGGTCGCTGCCGGAGTCAGCGCGGTCGTCAACGCCCAGCCGAGCATCTCCGGTCGTTACCCCAACCTGGGCCCCGAGGTGCTCATCGCCAACGACGTCGCGCTGCTGGACGCCGTCGGCACCGAGATCTTCGCCGAGGTCAAGGAAGGCTCGCGGCTGCGGCTGGACGACGACGTGCTCTACATCGGGGACAAGGTCGCCGCTCGCGGCACCAGGCAGGACGCCGACACGGTCCGGGTCGCGATGCGGGCTGCCAAAGCGGGCCTGTCGGCCCAGCTGCAAGCCTTCGCCGCCAGCACCCAGCAGCACATGGAGCGCGAGAAGGAGTTGCTGCTCGACGGCATCGGGCTGCCCGAGCTCAGCACCTCCTTCCGCGGCCGGCATGTCCTGCTGGTCGCCAAGGGCTATGACTTCAAGTCCGACCTGCGCTCGCTCAAGCACTACATCCGGGAGTTCCGTCCGGTGCTGGTCGGCGTCGACGCGGGCGCCGACGTCCTGCGCGAGGCCGGTTACCAGGCCGACCTGGTGATCGGCGAGCTGGACCTGGTCTCGGACGCGGCGTTGCGCGAAGCCGCCGAGGTGGTCGCGCACGCCGACCATCACGGCCGGGTCAGCGGGCTGGCCCGGGTGCAGGACCTGCGCATCGAGCCGGTCATCTTCGCCTCCTCGGGCACCAGCGAGGACGCCGCGATGCTGCTGGCCGACGCCGGCTCGGCCCGGCTGATCATCACCGTCGGGATGCGCGCGACCCTCGAGGAGTTCCTGGACGCCGGCCGCGGCGGGATCGCCTCGACGGTGTTGACCCGGCTCAAGGTCGGTGGCCGGCTGGTGGACGCCAAGGCCGCCGCGCAGCTGTTCCAGACCCGGGTGTCGGCGGTGTCGCTGGTGCTGCTGGCGGTCGCCGCGGTGCTGGCGATCGCGGTCGTCCTGGTCGCCGGCCTGGCCGGCGACAGTTACCTCAATCTCCTGGCCGACGGTTGGGACCACCTTGTCTCTTGGCTTAGGGGCCTGTTGTCGTGA
- a CDS encoding NUDIX hydrolase → MSADRHHFEVLSSEHRFTGKVIAVRTDAVRMPDGSVANRDVVVHPGAVAILALDADSHVVMVRQYRHPVGHELLELPAGLLDVEGESALTGARRELNEEAALVAADWAVLLDIYNSSGMSDEAIRIYLARGLTEVGEQDRFAPEHEEISMTVERYPLDELVRMALAGELVNGTAVAGVLAAWAARADGWSGLRPADAAWPARPERAGADQAGPAAG, encoded by the coding sequence ATGAGCGCTGACCGGCACCACTTCGAGGTGCTGTCCTCCGAGCACCGCTTCACCGGAAAGGTGATCGCGGTGCGCACCGACGCGGTCCGGATGCCTGACGGCTCGGTGGCCAACCGCGATGTGGTGGTCCATCCGGGCGCGGTGGCGATCCTGGCGCTGGATGCCGACTCCCACGTCGTGATGGTCCGCCAGTACCGGCATCCGGTCGGTCACGAGCTGCTGGAACTGCCGGCCGGGCTGCTCGATGTCGAGGGCGAGTCGGCGCTGACCGGCGCGCGCCGGGAGCTGAACGAGGAGGCCGCCCTGGTGGCGGCTGACTGGGCGGTGCTGCTGGACATCTACAACTCCTCCGGAATGAGTGACGAGGCGATCCGGATCTACCTGGCCCGCGGGCTCACCGAGGTCGGCGAGCAGGACAGGTTCGCGCCCGAGCACGAAGAGATCAGCATGACCGTCGAGCGCTACCCGCTCGACGAGCTGGTCCGGATGGCGCTGGCCGGCGAGCTGGTCAACGGCACCGCGGTGGCCGGGGTGCTGGCGGCCTGGGCGGCCCGGGCCGACGGCTGGTCGGGGCTGCGCCCGGCCGATGCCGCCTGGCCGGCGCGACCTGAGCGTGCGGGTGCCGACCAGGCCGGACCGGCGGCAGGCTGA
- a CDS encoding CTP synthase, protein MAQSARTTKHLFVTGGVASSLGKGLTASSLGSLLKARGLRVTMQKLDPYLNVDPGTMNPFQHGEVFVTEDGAETDLDIGHYERFLDTDLVGSANVTTGQVYSAVIAKERRGEYLGDTVQVIPHITNEIKHRIRSMAAPGPDGEIPDVVITEVGGTVGDIESLPFLEAARQVRQDVGRDNCFFLHVSLIPYLAPSGELKTKPTQHSVAALRSIGISPDAVVCRADREIPASVKRKISLMCDVDTEAVVAAVDAPSIYEIPKVLHDEGLDAYVVRRLGLPFRDVDWSLWGGLLERVRHPKSEISVALVGKYIDLPDAYLSVTEALRAGGFAHRAKVSLRWVASDLCETPAGAAAQLAGVDGVVIPGGFGIRGIEGKVGAIRYARERGVPTLGLCLGLQCMTIEVARDVAGLPDANSAEFEPETPDPVIATMADQVEVVAGNADLGGTMRLGSYPAELVPGSIVAMAYGSTQVTERHRHRYEVNNSYREVLAASGLVISGTSPDGRLVEFVELPREVHPFFVATQAHPELKSRPTRPHPLFSAFVAAAMEYNDQERLPVEIPDAPEGSGAIETPAEFATSGPVSG, encoded by the coding sequence TTGGCTCAGTCAGCCCGGACCACTAAGCACCTGTTCGTCACCGGCGGCGTCGCCTCCTCTCTCGGGAAGGGGCTGACCGCCTCGTCGCTGGGCAGCCTGCTCAAAGCCCGTGGCCTGCGGGTCACCATGCAGAAGCTCGACCCGTACCTCAACGTCGACCCGGGCACGATGAACCCGTTCCAGCACGGAGAGGTCTTCGTGACCGAGGACGGCGCCGAGACCGACCTCGACATCGGCCACTACGAGCGATTCCTCGACACCGACCTGGTCGGCTCGGCCAACGTCACCACCGGGCAGGTGTACTCGGCGGTGATCGCCAAGGAACGCCGGGGTGAGTACCTGGGCGACACGGTGCAGGTGATCCCGCACATCACCAACGAGATCAAGCACCGGATCCGGTCGATGGCCGCCCCGGGACCCGACGGCGAGATTCCGGACGTGGTGATCACCGAGGTCGGCGGGACCGTCGGCGACATCGAGTCGCTGCCGTTCCTCGAAGCCGCCCGCCAGGTCCGCCAGGACGTCGGCCGGGACAACTGCTTCTTCCTGCACGTGTCGCTGATTCCCTACCTGGCCCCGTCCGGGGAGTTGAAGACCAAGCCCACCCAGCACTCGGTCGCCGCGCTGCGCAGCATCGGCATCTCACCCGACGCCGTGGTCTGCCGGGCCGACCGGGAGATCCCGGCCAGCGTCAAGCGCAAGATCTCGCTGATGTGCGACGTCGACACCGAGGCGGTGGTCGCGGCGGTGGACGCCCCGAGCATCTACGAGATCCCCAAGGTGCTGCACGACGAGGGCCTGGACGCCTATGTGGTGCGCCGGCTGGGCCTGCCGTTCCGGGACGTGGACTGGTCGCTGTGGGGCGGGTTGCTGGAACGGGTGCGCCACCCCAAGAGCGAGATCAGCGTCGCGCTGGTCGGCAAGTACATCGACCTGCCCGACGCCTACCTGTCGGTCACCGAGGCGCTGCGCGCCGGCGGCTTCGCGCACCGGGCGAAGGTGTCGCTGCGCTGGGTCGCCTCCGACCTCTGCGAGACCCCGGCCGGCGCGGCGGCGCAACTGGCCGGGGTGGACGGGGTGGTGATTCCCGGCGGTTTCGGGATCCGGGGCATCGAGGGCAAGGTCGGAGCGATCAGGTACGCCCGCGAGCGAGGAGTGCCGACGCTGGGGCTGTGCCTGGGCCTGCAGTGCATGACCATCGAGGTGGCCCGTGACGTCGCGGGGCTGCCCGACGCCAACTCGGCCGAGTTCGAGCCCGAGACCCCGGACCCGGTGATCGCCACCATGGCCGACCAGGTGGAGGTGGTGGCCGGCAACGCCGACCTTGGCGGCACCATGCGACTGGGCAGCTATCCCGCCGAGCTGGTGCCGGGCTCGATCGTGGCGATGGCCTACGGCAGCACCCAGGTCACCGAGCGGCACCGGCACCGCTACGAGGTCAACAACTCCTACCGCGAGGTACTGGCGGCGTCCGGGCTGGTCATCTCCGGAACCTCGCCGGACGGCCGGCTGGTGGAGTTCGTGGAGCTGCCGCGCGAGGTGCACCCGTTCTTCGTCGCCACCCAGGCCCATCCGGAGCTCAAGTCACGGCCCACCCGGCCGCACCCGCTGTTCTCGGCCTTCGTCGCCGCCGCCATGGAGTACAACGACCAGGAACGGCTGCCGGTGGAGATCCCGGATGCCCCCGAGGGCTCCGGGGCCATCGAGACTCCCGCGGAGTTCGCGACGTCCGGCCCGGTTTCCGGATGA
- the scpB gene encoding SMC-Scp complex subunit ScpB, translated as MTQPQDVAPDDGFRLAESPTSVDAGSGTPSLDLTEPAVLRSALEALLFVADGPVQLDQLAAAVQRPVTEVAQALAEITAELDRRGAGWQLRPAATGFRLYTRERYAPIVEAFLLDGQRSKLSQAALETLAVVAYRQPVTRARISAIRGVNVDGVVRTLLARELITEVGMDPETGGGLYRTTDAFLEKMGIASVEELPSLAPLLPELDTLDLDEL; from the coding sequence ATGACCCAGCCGCAGGACGTGGCCCCGGACGACGGGTTCCGGCTGGCCGAGTCGCCTACCTCGGTCGACGCCGGCTCCGGCACCCCGTCGCTGGATCTGACCGAGCCGGCGGTGCTGCGCTCGGCGCTGGAGGCGTTGCTGTTCGTGGCCGACGGCCCGGTGCAGCTGGATCAGCTGGCAGCGGCGGTGCAGCGCCCGGTGACCGAGGTCGCGCAGGCGCTGGCCGAGATCACCGCGGAGCTGGACCGGCGCGGCGCCGGCTGGCAGCTGCGGCCGGCCGCCACCGGCTTCCGGCTCTACACCCGAGAGCGGTACGCCCCGATCGTGGAGGCGTTCCTGCTCGACGGCCAGCGCAGCAAACTCAGCCAGGCCGCGCTGGAGACGCTGGCCGTGGTGGCCTACCGGCAACCGGTGACCCGGGCCAGGATCTCGGCGATCCGGGGGGTCAACGTCGACGGGGTGGTGCGGACCCTGCTGGCCAGGGAGCTGATCACCGAGGTCGGGATGGATCCCGAGACCGGCGGCGGGCTCTACCGCACGACCGATGCCTTTCTGGAGAAGATGGGCATCGCGTCGGTGGAGGAGTTGCCCTCGCTGGCGCCGCTGCTGCCCGAGCTGGACACCCTGGACCTCGACGAGCTCTGA
- a CDS encoding segregation/condensation protein A gives MSRTSPDDLAPDDLALEDLPEEWDLPAEPEPLVSGGAQQRFSVRLDNFEGPFDLLLTLISRRQLDVTEVALSQVTDDFISYLKAAGDEFDLGQATEFLVVAATLLDLKAARLLPAADVEDEEDLALLEARDLLFARLLQYRAYKLAAAHLATLAKQAGRRFGRVAELEPRFAALSPELRIGVDPQQFAAIAAGALRPRPVPVVGVEHLHTPRVSVREHMTAMAGRLARTGSATFRSLIADCGSTLEVVARFLGLLELYRDGAVSFDQAEALSELRVRWIGGAVGVGGQDSEAGPVPMTGFDPDEEYG, from the coding sequence GTGAGCCGAACATCGCCGGATGATCTGGCGCCGGATGATCTGGCGCTGGAGGACCTGCCCGAGGAGTGGGACCTGCCGGCCGAGCCCGAACCGCTGGTCAGCGGCGGCGCCCAGCAGCGGTTCAGCGTCCGGCTGGACAACTTCGAGGGCCCGTTCGACCTGCTGCTGACCTTGATCAGCCGGCGTCAGCTCGACGTCACCGAAGTCGCGCTCTCCCAGGTGACCGATGACTTCATCAGCTATCTCAAGGCGGCCGGCGACGAGTTCGACCTGGGCCAGGCGACCGAGTTCCTGGTGGTCGCCGCGACCCTGCTCGACCTGAAAGCGGCGCGGCTGCTGCCCGCCGCCGACGTCGAGGACGAGGAGGACCTGGCCCTGCTGGAGGCACGCGACCTGCTGTTTGCCCGGCTGCTGCAGTACCGGGCCTACAAGCTGGCAGCCGCCCACCTCGCCACGCTGGCCAAGCAGGCCGGGCGCAGGTTCGGTCGCGTCGCCGAGCTCGAGCCCCGGTTCGCGGCCCTGAGCCCCGAGCTGCGGATCGGCGTGGACCCGCAGCAGTTCGCCGCCATCGCGGCCGGCGCGCTGCGGCCCCGGCCGGTCCCGGTGGTCGGGGTGGAGCACCTGCACACCCCCCGGGTCAGCGTGCGCGAGCACATGACCGCGATGGCCGGACGGCTGGCCCGCACCGGGTCGGCGACCTTTCGCTCGCTGATCGCCGACTGCGGCTCCACCCTGGAAGTGGTGGCCCGCTTTCTCGGGCTGCTGGAGCTCTACCGCGACGGCGCGGTGAGCTTCGATCAGGCTGAGGCGCTGTCCGAGCTCAGGGTGCGCTGGATCGGCGGCGCGGTCGGCGTCGGTGGACAGGACAGCGAGGCCGGGCCCGTCCCGATGACCGGCTTCGACCCAGATGAGGAGTACGGCTGA
- the xerD gene encoding site-specific tyrosine recombinase XerD — protein sequence MALDTLDAAGAAPSSTPSPAGAAPSGDTAAPAPRPSAATRTVTSYLDHLAVERGSSANTLSSYRRDLRRYLRYLADHGIDSLTEVQASTVSGFLAALREGDPDHPALSAASAARAVVAVRGLHKFGYADGQLAADVAREVKPPAPPRRLPKAISVEDVERLLDAADFDQTPLSVRDRALLEILYGTGARISEAVGLDIDDLDLAGHSVLLRGKGGKQRLVPLGSFAAKALSAYLVRVRPELARQGRGTPKVFLNARGGPLSRQSAWTVLRGAADKAGLGTDISPHTLRHSFATHLMEGGADVRVVQELLGHASVTTTQIYTLVTVDQLREVYAVAHPRARARP from the coding sequence ATGGCGCTGGACACGCTCGACGCGGCTGGCGCGGCGCCGTCCAGCACGCCGTCACCAGCTGGCGCGGCGCCGTCGGGTGACACCGCGGCGCCGGCCCCTCGGCCCAGCGCCGCGACCCGCACCGTCACCAGCTACCTGGACCACCTCGCCGTCGAACGCGGCTCCTCGGCCAACACCCTGAGCTCCTACCGCCGGGACCTGCGGCGCTACCTGCGCTATCTCGCCGACCACGGCATCGACTCGCTCACCGAGGTCCAGGCCTCGACGGTGAGCGGCTTCCTGGCGGCTCTGCGCGAAGGCGATCCCGACCATCCGGCGCTGTCGGCGGCCTCGGCCGCCCGCGCGGTCGTCGCGGTCCGCGGCCTGCACAAGTTCGGCTACGCCGACGGTCAGCTGGCCGCCGACGTGGCCCGCGAGGTCAAGCCGCCGGCGCCGCCCCGCCGGCTGCCCAAGGCCATCTCGGTCGAGGACGTCGAGCGGCTGCTCGATGCCGCCGACTTCGACCAGACTCCGTTGTCGGTGCGCGACCGGGCGCTGCTGGAGATCCTCTACGGAACCGGCGCGCGGATCTCCGAAGCGGTCGGCCTGGACATCGACGACCTGGACCTGGCGGGCCACAGCGTGCTGTTGCGCGGCAAGGGCGGCAAGCAGCGGCTGGTGCCGCTGGGCTCGTTCGCCGCCAAGGCGCTGTCGGCCTACCTGGTCCGGGTGCGCCCCGAGCTGGCCAGGCAGGGTCGCGGCACCCCCAAGGTGTTCCTCAACGCGCGCGGCGGGCCGCTGTCGAGGCAGAGCGCCTGGACGGTGCTGCGCGGCGCGGCCGACAAGGCGGGCCTGGGCACCGACATCTCCCCGCACACCCTGCGGCACTCGTTCGCCACCCACCTGATGGAGGGCGGCGCGGACGTCCGGGTGGTGCAGGAGTTGCTCGGCCACGCCTCGGTCACCACGACCCAGATCTACACCCTGGTGACCGTCGACCAGCTTCGCGAGGTCTATGCGGTAGCACATCCGCGCGCCCGGGCCCGACCGTGA
- a CDS encoding ParA family protein, whose translation MTTSDRPGAGPAEAAAFESLQLPLNVPERESEAGGSSGSGSSGSGSSGSGSADAAKSADPARTRQRRPLVQPEPLKQHGPARVIALCNQKGGVGKTTSTINLGAALTEFGRRVLLVDFDPQGALSVGLGVQPHQLERTTYNLLMERSVGLDEVLLKTGVPGMDLLPSNIDLSAAEVQLVNEVAREQTLARTLAPLLNDYDFVLIDCQPSLGLLTVNALTAAHGVIIPLECEFFSLRGVALLIDTIEKVQQRLNPNLRLEGILATMYDGRTLHGREVYSRVLEAFGDKVFDTVISRTVRFPETTVAGEPITTWAPTSNGAVAYRELAMEVLSRP comes from the coding sequence ATGACGACGTCCGATAGGCCCGGGGCCGGACCCGCCGAGGCAGCGGCGTTCGAGTCGCTGCAACTGCCGCTGAACGTGCCCGAGCGCGAGAGCGAAGCCGGCGGCTCGTCGGGCAGTGGCTCGTCGGGCAGTGGCTCGTCCGGCAGCGGTTCGGCCGACGCCGCGAAGTCGGCAGACCCGGCCCGGACCCGGCAACGCCGGCCGCTGGTGCAGCCGGAGCCGTTGAAGCAGCACGGCCCGGCCCGGGTGATCGCGCTGTGCAACCAGAAGGGCGGCGTCGGCAAGACCACCTCGACCATCAACCTCGGCGCGGCGCTGACCGAGTTCGGCCGCCGGGTGCTGCTGGTGGACTTCGACCCGCAGGGCGCGCTGAGCGTCGGGCTGGGGGTGCAGCCGCACCAGCTCGAGCGCACCACCTACAACCTGCTGATGGAACGCTCGGTCGGCCTCGACGAGGTGCTGCTCAAGACCGGCGTGCCCGGCATGGACCTGCTGCCGTCCAACATCGACCTGTCCGCCGCCGAGGTCCAGCTGGTCAACGAGGTCGCCCGCGAGCAGACCCTGGCCCGCACCCTGGCGCCGCTGCTCAACGACTACGACTTCGTGCTGATCGACTGCCAGCCCTCGCTCGGGCTGCTCACCGTCAACGCGTTGACGGCCGCCCACGGCGTGATCATCCCGCTGGAATGCGAGTTCTTCAGCCTGCGCGGGGTCGCGCTGCTCATCGACACCATCGAGAAGGTGCAGCAGCGGCTGAACCCGAACCTGCGCCTCGAGGGCATCCTGGCGACCATGTACGACGGGCGCACCCTGCACGGCCGGGAGGTCTACAGCCGGGTGCTGGAAGCCTTCGGCGACAAGGTGTTCGACACGGTGATCTCGCGGACCGTCCGGTTCCCCGAGACGACCGTGGCCGGCGAGCCGATCACCACCTGGGCGCCGACGTCCAACGGCGCCGTGGCCTACCGCGAGCTGGCGATGGAGGTCCTTTCCCGCCCGTGA
- a CDS encoding copper transporter: MISFRYHLVSIIAVFLGIALGVVVGTSALNGAVVGDLRSQVSDTKKNSSAVAAQNQVLRARSANADLLAQTFGAKIAGNALAKTPVVLLGAPGASKGLKDAMAAQVRAAGGTVAANLQLSKHFSDPRRANDIRSLATSGLHPIGLQLPTTDDAGTLAGALLGFVLLGHGQSTDLAQVIAGFGTLNMIKAESPSVAPGKLVLLVAPGALPKDDEAGRMLLSFSAQLGASTGGPTVVVGDPAANTAGGLVALVRNDEVANKAVSTVDDANSPLGELTVVLTAADTVAGRKGHYGTGANTDGLLPGAGG, encoded by the coding sequence GTGATCTCGTTCCGGTACCACCTCGTCTCGATCATCGCCGTCTTTCTCGGCATCGCGCTCGGCGTGGTGGTGGGGACCAGCGCGCTCAACGGCGCGGTGGTCGGTGACCTGCGCAGTCAGGTCAGCGACACCAAGAAGAACAGCAGCGCCGTGGCCGCGCAGAACCAGGTGCTGCGGGCCCGTTCGGCCAACGCCGACCTGCTGGCCCAGACCTTCGGCGCCAAGATCGCCGGCAACGCCCTGGCCAAGACCCCGGTGGTGCTGCTCGGCGCCCCGGGAGCGTCCAAGGGGCTCAAGGACGCGATGGCAGCCCAGGTCCGGGCCGCCGGCGGAACCGTCGCCGCCAACCTGCAACTGAGCAAGCACTTCAGCGATCCGCGGCGTGCCAATGACATCAGGTCTCTGGCGACCTCGGGCCTGCACCCGATCGGCCTGCAACTGCCGACCACCGATGACGCCGGCACGCTGGCCGGGGCGCTGCTCGGTTTCGTCCTGCTCGGCCACGGTCAGAGCACCGACCTGGCGCAGGTGATCGCCGGATTCGGCACCCTCAACATGATCAAGGCGGAGAGCCCGTCGGTGGCGCCCGGCAAGCTGGTGTTGCTGGTCGCGCCCGGCGCCCTGCCCAAGGACGACGAGGCCGGCAGGATGCTGCTCTCCTTCAGCGCCCAGCTCGGCGCCAGCACCGGCGGGCCCACCGTGGTGGTCGGGGATCCGGCCGCCAACACCGCCGGCGGGCTGGTGGCGCTGGTGCGCAACGACGAGGTCGCCAACAAGGCCGTGTCGACGGTGGACGACGCCAACAGCCCGCTCGGCGAGCTCACCGTCGTGCTGACCGCCGCCGACACGGTGGCCGGGCGAAAGGGTCATTACGGAACCGGCGCCAACACCGACGGGCTGCTGCCGGGAGCCGGTGGCTAG
- the recN gene encoding DNA repair protein RecN, whose protein sequence is MLEEIRIRGLGVISDAVLELGPGLTVLSGETGAGKTMVVTGLALLFGGRADSSRLRPGVESASVEGRLLVGEQSPTALAVIEAGGDLDTDGSLVLRRVVTAAGRSRAVAGGASVPATVLARLAEDLVAVHGQSDQQRLTQPAEQRLTLDRYAGLELRDCRAAFQQWRAAVAELARRTGMARELAREAELLQHGIAEIARIAPQPGEDVELAALAARLEHADALRVAARTAHDALLGDPDDPAGDVPDVQTLIAAANRALNQVAGTDAALDQLSARLVELAAAATDIGSELAGYQAQLEADPARLASVHERRAALNGLIRKYGAAAAGDGGVRISAAAGALDAVLDWAAEAEQRLAAADTSDEALAALAAERDQAAARYTELAAAVSRQRREAAHRLSELITAELAGLAMPAATVRVEVRPRHPVESGPQVVVEGQPAGAGPDGVDEVEITLRPHPDAPALPVQRGASGGELSRVMLAIEVALAGTDPVPTMVFDEVDAGVGGRAAVEVGRRLARLARSHQVVVVTHLAQVAAFADRHLVVDKSVAFDSVVDDAEPKSRVASGGVTRSDIRSVTGEDRLVELARMLAGDNSAVAREHAAQLLSAARADIAGFNGPAKGLPKGSVKDLAGDQTGVEESRSTHRRRSKR, encoded by the coding sequence ATGCTGGAGGAGATCCGGATCCGCGGGCTCGGGGTGATCTCGGACGCGGTGCTCGAACTCGGGCCGGGGCTGACCGTGCTGAGCGGTGAGACCGGGGCCGGCAAGACCATGGTCGTCACCGGGCTGGCGCTGCTGTTCGGCGGCCGGGCCGACTCGTCCCGGCTGCGTCCGGGAGTGGAGTCGGCCAGCGTCGAGGGCAGGTTGCTGGTGGGCGAGCAGTCACCGACCGCGCTGGCCGTGATCGAGGCGGGCGGTGACCTGGACACCGACGGCAGCCTGGTGCTGCGCCGGGTGGTGACCGCCGCCGGGCGCTCCCGCGCGGTCGCGGGCGGCGCCTCGGTGCCCGCGACCGTGCTGGCCCGGCTGGCCGAGGACCTGGTGGCGGTGCACGGTCAGAGCGATCAGCAGCGGCTCACCCAGCCGGCCGAGCAGCGCCTGACCCTGGACCGGTACGCCGGGCTGGAACTGCGCGATTGCCGGGCGGCCTTTCAGCAGTGGCGGGCCGCGGTGGCCGAGCTGGCACGCCGCACCGGCATGGCCCGCGAGCTGGCGCGCGAGGCGGAGCTGCTGCAGCACGGCATCGCCGAGATCGCCCGGATCGCGCCGCAGCCTGGTGAGGACGTCGAACTTGCGGCCCTGGCGGCACGGCTGGAGCACGCCGACGCGCTGCGGGTGGCGGCGCGCACCGCTCACGACGCGTTGCTCGGTGACCCGGACGACCCGGCCGGTGACGTGCCGGATGTGCAGACCCTGATCGCGGCGGCCAACCGGGCGCTCAACCAGGTCGCGGGCACCGACGCCGCGCTGGACCAGCTCAGCGCCCGGCTGGTCGAACTGGCTGCCGCGGCCACTGACATCGGCAGCGAGCTGGCTGGTTACCAGGCGCAGCTCGAGGCCGATCCGGCCCGGCTGGCCTCGGTGCACGAGCGGCGTGCCGCCCTCAACGGGCTGATCCGCAAGTACGGTGCGGCCGCGGCCGGCGACGGCGGGGTCAGGATCAGCGCCGCGGCCGGGGCGCTGGACGCGGTGCTGGACTGGGCAGCCGAGGCCGAGCAACGGCTGGCGGCTGCCGACACCTCCGACGAGGCGCTGGCCGCGCTGGCCGCCGAGCGCGATCAGGCGGCCGCCCGCTACACCGAGCTCGCCGCGGCGGTGTCCAGGCAGCGCCGGGAGGCCGCCCACCGGTTGTCGGAGCTGATCACCGCCGAACTGGCCGGCCTGGCGATGCCGGCGGCCACGGTGCGGGTCGAGGTCCGGCCCCGGCACCCGGTGGAGTCCGGCCCGCAGGTCGTGGTCGAGGGCCAGCCGGCCGGCGCGGGCCCGGACGGCGTGGACGAGGTGGAGATCACCTTGCGACCGCATCCGGACGCCCCGGCGCTGCCGGTGCAGCGCGGGGCGTCCGGCGGCGAGCTGTCCCGGGTGATGCTGGCCATCGAGGTCGCGCTGGCCGGGACGGACCCGGTGCCCACCATGGTCTTCGACGAGGTGGACGCCGGCGTCGGAGGCCGGGCCGCCGTCGAGGTCGGCCGCCGGCTGGCCCGGCTGGCCCGCAGCCACCAGGTCGTGGTGGTCACCCACCTGGCGCAGGTCGCCGCGTTCGCCGACCGCCACCTGGTGGTGGACAAGTCGGTGGCGTTCGATTCGGTGGTGGACGACGCCGAGCCGAAGTCCCGGGTGGCTTCCGGCGGAGTCACCCGCAGCGACATCCGGTCGGTCACCGGCGAGGACCGGCTGGTGGAGCTGGCCCGGATGCTGGCCGGTGACAACAGCGCGGTCGCGCGCGAGCACGCCGCCCAGCTGCTCAGCGCCGCGCGTGCGGACATCGCCGGGTTCAACGGCCCCGCCAAGGGCTTGCCCAAGGGCTCGGTCAAGGACTTAGCCGGCGACCAGACCGGCGTCGAGGAATCCCGATCGACCCATCGGCGTCGATCCAAACGCTGA